One window from the genome of Oncorhynchus tshawytscha isolate Ot180627B unplaced genomic scaffold, Otsh_v2.0 Un_scaffold_6295_pilon_pilon, whole genome shotgun sequence encodes:
- the nrsn1 gene encoding neurensin-1 isoform X2 produces MASACAEICGSDYAEQTQHDQRYGVRSYLHQFYEECTASIWERDEDFQIQRSPSRWSSVLWKVCLALGTLILVTGLIVLLVGYATPTKIEAFGEDELLFVDGHAVLFNRALDVCKLTGAVLFCVGGGLMAVGLLLSAFSKSYSKEELYLQQKFKERLVDIQNTVHPVTRAPTPGERRY; encoded by the exons ATGGCTTCCGCCTGTGCTGAGATCTGTGGGTCAGACTACGCTGAACAGACGCAGCATGACCAGAGATACGGCGTCAGATCATACCTCCACCAGTTCTACGAGGAGTGTACTGCCTCCATCTGGGAACGCGACGAAGATTTTCAGATTCAGAGATCGCCTAGTCGGTGGAGCTCTGTCCTCTGGAAG gtctgTCTAGCGTTAGGAACCCTGATTCTGGTGACAGGCCTCATCGTCCTACTGGTGGGCTACGCCACCCCGACTAAGATCGAAGCGTTCGGGGAAGACGAGCTCCTCTTCGTGGACGGCCATGCCGTCCTCTTCAACCGAGCCTTGGACGTGTGCAAGCTGACGGGCGCCGTTCTGTTCTGCGTGGGCGGCGGCCTTATGGCCGTAGGTCTCCTCCTCTCGGCCTTCTCTAAGAGCTACTCCAAGGAGGAGCTGTACCTGCAACAGAAGTTTAAGGAGAGGCTGGTTGATATCCAGAATACGGTCCATCCCGTCACCAGAGCCCCTACTCCGGGGGAGA
- the nrsn1 gene encoding neurensin-1 isoform X1, whose protein sequence is MASACAEICGSDYAEQTQHDQRYGVRSYLHQFYEECTASIWERDEDFQIQRSPSRWSSVLWKVCLALGTLILVTGLIVLLVGYATPTKIEAFGEDELLFVDGHAVLFNRALDVCKLTGAVLFCVGGGLMAVGLLLSAFSKSYSKEELYLQQKFKERLVDIQNTVHPVTRAPTPGESKIPVTLSKVQSVQPNSET, encoded by the exons ATGGCTTCCGCCTGTGCTGAGATCTGTGGGTCAGACTACGCTGAACAGACGCAGCATGACCAGAGATACGGCGTCAGATCATACCTCCACCAGTTCTACGAGGAGTGTACTGCCTCCATCTGGGAACGCGACGAAGATTTTCAGATTCAGAGATCGCCTAGTCGGTGGAGCTCTGTCCTCTGGAAG gtctgTCTAGCGTTAGGAACCCTGATTCTGGTGACAGGCCTCATCGTCCTACTGGTGGGCTACGCCACCCCGACTAAGATCGAAGCGTTCGGGGAAGACGAGCTCCTCTTCGTGGACGGCCATGCCGTCCTCTTCAACCGAGCCTTGGACGTGTGCAAGCTGACGGGCGCCGTTCTGTTCTGCGTGGGCGGCGGCCTTATGGCCGTAGGTCTCCTCCTCTCGGCCTTCTCTAAGAGCTACTCCAAGGAGGAGCTGTACCTGCAACAGAAGTTTAAGGAGAGGCTGGTTGATATCCAGAATACGGTCCATCCCGTCACCAGAGCCCCTACTCCGGGGGAGAGTAAGATCCCTGTCACCCTGTCTAAAGTGCAAAGTGTCCAGCCCAACTCAGAGACATAA